The genomic interval ATCCCAAGATGACCTTTTGACTAAGTACAGAGTCAGATGTTTCAAGTATGGCACTTATATAAATAAGAGCAGAGAGAAGATGATATATTCACAGTTAAAAGCAATTAACTCTGTTCCTTTGGTGTGTGTGTCATCATAGGTAATTATAAGTAAATACATAGCTTGGCTGGCATGAACCAGCTCCATCTTATCCATGCACATATTAGGGAATGAACTGTAATGTACTGATATATTTTGCAGATCACAACTAATGTAAGATGATTAAGGTCTCTGGTGCATGTGTGAGGAtaggcaaataaaaaaatggcaaaattatATTCAGCATTTATTGTTTAGCATAACTAATTGATGCACAAGCTATGATAGAAAATACCTAGTAATACACACCAGGAATAAACTCTGTGATTTGGGCAAGCAAAATAATATAAGACATCTGTGAGATAGGTGAACGCATATATCCTGATTGAACTGTGGTCAGGTTGCTTACAGTGCAACTACCCttcttttaaaacatgcttACACCTGCACATTGCAACTGTTTTCCCCACCCCATATAGAGTATCCTTGCAGATTTTAATATGAACATTCTACACGTTTACAACAATTAGACAGTCCAAACTGTAAACTTATCCTAATGATGACCAAAAAGCCGCTCCACCAACAGATAACACCCaatcattttaaagaaaagtaggAATAATAGTAGCTGTGCTGTAAGGCTAGATCAAGCATAGTTTTATAGctgttttttcagtcttttacaTAGCACTGCATTTTGCAGCTAGTTCAGTAACTGCGGATCCAATACCTTAATGGCTTTCTTGGTGGTTTGTTAAAATGCTTGCCTAAGCAATGTACCTTTCTCTAATGGTCTCTGGGTCTGTTCCACCTGGCACAGTGTTTCAGTTCTGTCACAGACTCACACATAAGCTGAGTCACTTGACTGAGTCCTGCCAAAGTTAGGCATGCTCATTCTTGGCAGGtccttatttctgatttcatatATGGATTTCCTTTTTGCCTGTACTCCTCTCACTGCCATTTTGATCTTTCTCCAGCCCAAGTGGTTCAGTTCTGCCAAATTGAGCACCACACAAATCCCACTGACAGCAAACATGAATACCAAGAATACAGTCTTCTCAGTGGGTCTAGAGACATAGCACTCTACTTCTTTAATGCAAGGATATCTGTCACATTCATACATGGAAGGGACATTGAATCCATACAGAAAATACTGTCCCACTAAGAATCCAATCTCTAGGGCATTTCGAAAGACCACTTGGATGATATAAAATCGAGAAATGCCTTCTTGCCTCCTCATCTTTGATTTTGTAGTTCTGATAGCAGGATTGGGGATTTCCTTCACTTCTAAGCAGTCTGGTTCTGCCTCTTTGGTGGAGTTCTCAGTGTTCTGCAGCACCCCATTGACAATCGTGTTCTTGATTTTCTTACTGTCCTCACGCTTCATTGAATCCTGGTCCCTCTCCAAGGTGAGGAAGACGGTGGAGTACCTCCGTTCCCTCTGCTTAGCAGACTGGTGAACAGAGTACGTTATGAAGCAGAGACTGGGAGTGCACACCATGATGATCTGGAACACCCAGTACCTTATATGAGAAATGGGGAAAGCCTGGTCGTAACAAGCTTGGTTGCAGCCTGGCTGCAGCGTGTTACAGACAAACATAGTTTGCTCGTCATCGTACACCGTCTCCCCTACAATGGCCACAATGAGTATCCTGAAGATCACCACCACGGTCAGCAGAATCCTGGAACAGAAAAGCCCGTCAGtgcgcgccgccgccgcgccgccgggAGCTGTCCAGTGCTGACCGGGGCCCCGGACTGCGGCTCCCCCGGCCCGGCTCCCGTCAGCGGCGGTCCGGCATCGGCGGCCGGCGGCGGCAGCC from Columba livia isolate bColLiv1 breed racing homer chromosome 5, bColLiv1.pat.W.v2, whole genome shotgun sequence carries:
- the GJD2 gene encoding gap junction delta-2 protein; protein product: MGEWTILERLLEAAVQQHSTMIGRILLTVVVIFRILIVAIVGETVYDDEQTMFVCNTLQPGCNQACYDQAFPISHIRYWVFQIIMVCTPSLCFITYSVHQSAKQRERRYSTVFLTLERDQDSMKREDSKKIKNTIVNGVLQNTENSTKEAEPDCLEVKEIPNPAIRTTKSKMRRQEGISRFYIIQVVFRNALEIGFLVGQYFLYGFNVPSMYECDRYPCIKEVECYVSRPTEKTVFLVFMFAVSGICVVLNLAELNHLGWRKIKMAVRGVQAKRKSIYEIRNKDLPRMSMPNFGRTQSSDSAYV